A single genomic interval of Pyruvatibacter sp. HU-CL02332 harbors:
- a CDS encoding DUF3108 domain-containing protein yields the protein MTSNQAVFPEMDMEHPAAKAPKRRPVPLHLIAILTAFATLGVAAIAMAAPASAATSATPASAPADSGPTTNVDIHMDASLGGLNFGSITMQAKFGATSYTANSTIRTEGITDQLFKTVYNLKTEGTRGSKQMQTAKYYSFSHSDDDKQQVDMTYGPNGLPLVAAQPAYDNSARVTATARHLKNSIDPLSAMIVPVATPSAEACNRRIPVYDGRRRYDFVMSFERMSPLEDRKGYSGPAVRCQAYLRPIAGYKRKSIREMRRDPMPITVWLVPVEGADALVPARIEVSTPIGRMVARSTRFTVSKANPSQAALSGQ from the coding sequence ATGACAAGCAATCAAGCCGTTTTTCCTGAAATGGACATGGAACACCCAGCCGCGAAAGCACCCAAGAGGCGCCCGGTTCCCCTTCATCTGATCGCGATTCTGACAGCCTTTGCCACGCTCGGCGTCGCAGCCATCGCCATGGCAGCACCGGCGTCGGCGGCAACAAGCGCAACGCCCGCCTCAGCCCCAGCCGATTCCGGCCCGACAACCAATGTCGACATCCACATGGATGCAAGCCTGGGCGGCCTGAACTTTGGCTCGATCACCATGCAGGCAAAGTTCGGAGCGACCAGCTACACCGCAAACAGCACAATCCGGACCGAAGGCATCACCGACCAACTGTTCAAGACTGTCTACAACCTCAAGACCGAAGGCACCCGGGGCAGCAAACAGATGCAGACCGCAAAGTACTATTCCTTCAGCCACAGTGACGACGACAAGCAACAGGTCGATATGACCTATGGACCCAACGGCCTTCCCCTGGTGGCCGCCCAGCCCGCCTATGACAATTCAGCCCGAGTGACAGCAACCGCCCGTCACCTGAAGAACTCCATTGATCCTTTGTCGGCAATGATCGTGCCTGTAGCGACACCGTCCGCAGAGGCCTGCAACCGGCGCATTCCCGTCTATGACGGTCGCCGCCGCTATGACTTCGTCATGTCGTTTGAGCGCATGAGCCCACTTGAGGATCGCAAAGGTTACTCCGGCCCCGCTGTTCGCTGTCAGGCCTATCTGCGGCCAATTGCTGGCTACAAGCGCAAGTCCATTCGTGAAATGCGCCGGGACCCAATGCCAATCACTGTCTGGCTGGTACCGGTTGAAGGCGCGGATGCCCTGGTACCGGCGCGAATTGAAGTTTCGACACCGATTGGCCGTATGGTTGCCCGCAGCACGCGCTTCACGGTTTCCAAGGCAAATCCAAGTCAGGCAGCTTTGTCAGGTCAATAA
- a CDS encoding TetR/AcrR family transcriptional regulator yields MANDPSRPDPLTVRQPKQARSKARLEAILDAAEGLIAVDGMAHLTMSNVAARAKISIGSLYQYVPTPQALLRALADRFLSEWRRDIERFMSRATTPQELSDAIAQILWRIYGTMKERPQLREIWAHMQADRELAALDLEDSRQNVDWIVDAMVRVGAVGEADRSGVVTDVLLITHLSGSAIQMATGLDDEEGTQIVRAYVETSAARAGLPAPSSFPPADAGA; encoded by the coding sequence ATGGCCAATGATCCTTCCCGCCCGGACCCACTCACGGTGCGCCAACCCAAACAGGCGCGCAGCAAGGCCCGCCTTGAAGCCATTCTGGATGCGGCTGAAGGGTTGATTGCGGTGGACGGCATGGCGCACCTCACCATGAGCAATGTCGCCGCCCGTGCCAAAATCTCAATCGGCTCGCTCTACCAGTATGTGCCAACGCCGCAAGCGCTTCTGCGCGCCCTTGCGGATCGGTTCTTGAGTGAGTGGCGGCGCGACATCGAGCGGTTCATGTCGCGGGCGACGACACCGCAGGAACTGTCTGATGCCATTGCCCAGATCCTGTGGCGTATCTACGGCACCATGAAAGAACGGCCGCAGCTGCGCGAAATCTGGGCGCACATGCAGGCTGACCGGGAACTGGCGGCCCTTGATCTTGAGGACAGCCGCCAGAATGTGGACTGGATCGTGGATGCCATGGTCCGGGTTGGTGCTGTTGGCGAAGCTGACCGCTCTGGGGTAGTGACCGATGTCCTGCTCATTACGCATCTGTCCGGGAGTGCCATTCAGATGGCGACCGGCCTTGATGACGAGGAAGGCACACAAATCGTACGCGCCTATGTGGAGACTTCCGCAGCGCGCGCGGGGCTTCCAGCGCCATCAAGCTTTCCTCCTGCTGACGCGGGCGCCTGA
- the rpmB gene encoding 50S ribosomal protein L28 has translation MARRCELTGKGVLTGNNVSHAVNKTRRRFLPNLCNVTLSSDVLGRSVKVRASAAALRSVEHKGGLDAFLAGSREENLSLNLQRMRREIVKAQAAAAA, from the coding sequence ATGGCTCGCCGCTGCGAACTTACGGGCAAGGGTGTCCTTACGGGCAACAATGTCAGCCACGCGGTCAACAAGACCCGCCGTCGCTTTCTGCCAAATCTCTGCAACGTGACGCTGTCAAGCGACGTGCTCGGCCGGTCAGTGAAGGTGCGCGCCAGTGCTGCTGCTCTTCGCTCTGTTGAGCACAAGGGTGGCCTTGATGCTTTCCTTGCTGGCTCCCGCGAAGAAAACCTGTCGCTGAACCTTCAGCGCATGCGTCGTGAGATTGTCAAAGCGCAGGCAGCTGCTGCGGCCTAA
- a CDS encoding ATP-binding protein: MGQRPEALRLDKLHSGGAQSAGHGEAVKLAMFNRIMSNHRGLPLLFPLIGVLVLATLDTQASATAVGLWMLAIICVWSEIAYFAFRYFSGRLSSDPKKLTTSLTLRYLNANIVWSALLLIYWSPHNATQDFFLLLLFVAHLSIATATTAYEWRIYLACTVPITVAIVTASLQTGEPIYMGIGLLVVLVYFFMLAVTKQVIAQGESAISLRLEHDDLIRDLAKAKAQSDSALSEAEAANSQLTISERRFRALVDHAFDGIGIISDDGCILFATETVARMFDTTPEKLRGYRVDNLATAEFRPEVQDALGRLLAKPGNTASISGWVETFSGRKIWIETTARNMLHDESVQGMVLNVRDATARMSADSELKMHLSVLEKLATGTTMPEVLSELTSAMEEQKPGMRASILLLDDENTLRYGAAQSLPQLYKDIFDGMLANDEAGPCGIAASTGEPVIVTDTSTHPIFAERQDLVAEMEIGAVWSFPIKSRDGRVLGSVAMIYRTPRAPSDSDLTFINGAAKLAAVAIERRRAEQRLAEALRTAEIANHSKSQFLANMSHELRTPLNAIIGFSEMIREEMFGPIGTPEYIEYIGDIHSSGRHLLELINDILDISKIEAGQFEIDETWADLKILANWSADLVRHRAQENQVTLVIEIADNIPQAYVDERAVKQIMLNLLSNATKFTPAGGDVTLSARLADNHDLILSVTDTGIGIEPHLIAKVMEPFGQAEGPMARSHGGTGLGLPITKSLAEIHGGTLILESEPGVGTTVTVRMPAWRTTREGPDQQNADQAQSETQVAAQ, translated from the coding sequence GTGGGACAAAGGCCCGAAGCACTAAGACTGGACAAGCTGCATTCAGGTGGCGCGCAATCTGCGGGCCATGGGGAAGCGGTGAAGCTTGCCATGTTCAACCGCATCATGAGCAATCATCGCGGTCTGCCCCTGCTTTTCCCCCTGATTGGCGTTCTCGTCCTGGCCACACTGGATACCCAGGCATCTGCAACCGCTGTCGGCCTATGGATGCTGGCAATCATATGTGTGTGGAGCGAGATCGCTTACTTCGCTTTCCGGTACTTCTCCGGCCGTCTTTCATCAGACCCCAAGAAACTCACGACATCACTGACACTTCGCTACCTGAACGCCAACATCGTCTGGTCAGCGTTACTGTTAATCTACTGGTCGCCGCACAACGCAACGCAGGATTTCTTCCTGCTTTTGCTGTTCGTTGCGCACCTTTCAATTGCGACTGCCACAACAGCGTACGAGTGGCGCATCTACCTTGCCTGCACAGTGCCGATCACAGTCGCCATCGTCACGGCAAGCCTACAGACTGGCGAGCCCATCTATATGGGCATCGGGCTATTGGTGGTGCTTGTCTATTTCTTCATGCTGGCGGTCACTAAACAGGTCATCGCGCAGGGTGAATCGGCCATCTCGCTGAGGCTGGAGCACGACGATCTCATTCGCGACCTTGCAAAAGCCAAAGCCCAGTCAGACAGCGCCCTAAGCGAAGCCGAAGCTGCCAACAGCCAACTGACCATCAGCGAGCGCAGATTTCGCGCCCTTGTTGACCATGCCTTTGACGGCATCGGCATTATTTCCGACGACGGCTGCATTCTGTTTGCGACGGAAACCGTCGCACGCATGTTTGATACGACGCCCGAGAAGCTCAGGGGCTACCGCGTGGACAATCTGGCAACCGCCGAGTTCCGACCGGAAGTTCAAGACGCACTGGGAAGGTTGCTCGCCAAGCCGGGAAACACAGCCAGCATTTCAGGCTGGGTGGAAACATTTTCCGGCCGCAAAATCTGGATTGAAACAACTGCCCGCAACATGCTGCATGACGAAAGCGTTCAAGGCATGGTGCTGAACGTACGTGATGCCACCGCACGCATGAGCGCCGACAGTGAGCTCAAGATGCATCTCAGTGTTCTTGAGAAGCTCGCGACAGGCACCACCATGCCGGAGGTCCTGTCTGAACTGACCAGCGCCATGGAAGAGCAGAAACCAGGCATGCGCGCCTCAATTCTTCTGCTTGATGACGAAAACACATTGCGTTATGGCGCTGCCCAGTCATTGCCGCAACTCTACAAAGACATCTTCGACGGCATGCTGGCAAATGATGAGGCAGGCCCGTGCGGCATTGCCGCCTCAACCGGCGAACCGGTGATCGTAACAGATACATCCACGCACCCCATCTTTGCTGAACGCCAGGACCTCGTTGCCGAAATGGAAATCGGTGCGGTGTGGTCCTTTCCCATCAAGTCCCGAGACGGTCGCGTGCTCGGCTCTGTGGCGATGATCTACCGCACCCCTCGCGCACCCAGCGATAGCGATCTCACTTTTATCAATGGCGCTGCAAAGCTTGCCGCCGTTGCCATTGAGCGCCGCCGTGCTGAACAGCGGCTGGCCGAGGCCCTGCGCACGGCTGAAATTGCTAACCACTCCAAGAGCCAGTTCCTGGCCAATATGAGCCACGAGCTGCGCACACCGCTTAATGCCATCATCGGTTTTTCGGAAATGATCCGCGAAGAGATGTTCGGCCCCATCGGCACGCCGGAATACATCGAGTACATCGGCGACATCCACTCCAGTGGCCGCCACCTGCTCGAGCTGATCAACGACATCCTCGACATCTCGAAAATCGAGGCAGGTCAGTTTGAAATCGATGAGACATGGGCAGATCTCAAAATCCTGGCCAATTGGTCTGCTGATCTTGTGCGCCACCGGGCACAGGAAAATCAGGTAACCCTGGTGATCGAGATCGCGGACAACATTCCACAGGCCTATGTGGATGAACGCGCCGTCAAACAGATCATGCTCAACCTCCTGTCCAATGCGACCAAATTCACACCCGCAGGCGGCGACGTGACCCTGTCAGCCCGTCTGGCGGACAATCACGACCTCATTCTCAGCGTGACGGATACCGGCATCGGCATCGAACCGCACCTGATTGCAAAAGTAATGGAGCCGTTCGGTCAGGCAGAGGGTCCCATGGCCCGCAGCCATGGCGGCACCGGCCTTGGCCTGCCCATTACAAAGTCGCTTGCAGAAATCCATGGCGGCACGCTGATACTTGAAAGCGAACCCGGCGTTGGCACCACAGTGACCGTACGCATGCCGGCCTGGCGCACAACACGCGAAGGGCCCGACCAGCAGAACGCTGATCAGGCCCAGAGCGAGACGCAAGTCGCCGCGCAGTAA
- a CDS encoding NAD(P)-binding domain-containing protein: MTLSSTCIIGAGPGGLAAARALKRYGVPYEQFERHSDVGGLWDAQNPGTPLYDSAHFISSKTQSAFTDCPMPDTYPDYPSGKEILDYVHHFADQYGLRDAIHFNTGVESASPDGKGGWSIKLTSGETKSFANLIVATGTNWHPNRPSYPGTFSGEAIHAVDYASPDRFRSKRVMVVGAGNSGCDIACDAAIHADKAFISVRRGYHFIPKHIFGMPADIFAHGGPKLPMPIQQWVMGKMLRLLIGDVTRYGLPQPDHKVFESHPIVNSELLHHLGHGNIHAKPDIERFDGSDVIFKDGSREELDVIVYATGYNYSMPYLAEGAVPFRAGRPDLYLTVFGRDLPGFYAMGFEETNSGGYFLYDEMANCIANAIQDRDRAPARAEQFRQETTTDPDLSGGIRFIDSPRHANYVDSPTFQAALKKLARRYNWAPVDEAAFTAMRTSAASAQTTRAA; this comes from the coding sequence ATGACCCTGTCATCGACCTGCATCATCGGCGCCGGCCCCGGTGGCCTCGCAGCCGCCCGCGCGCTCAAGCGCTATGGCGTGCCGTATGAGCAGTTTGAGCGTCACAGCGATGTGGGTGGATTGTGGGATGCACAAAATCCCGGCACGCCGCTTTACGACAGCGCCCACTTCATTTCATCCAAGACCCAGTCGGCCTTCACCGACTGCCCGATGCCCGACACCTATCCGGACTATCCGTCTGGCAAGGAAATTCTCGACTATGTGCACCACTTTGCAGACCAGTACGGCCTGCGCGATGCCATCCACTTCAATACTGGCGTTGAGTCAGCATCGCCCGACGGCAAGGGTGGGTGGAGCATCAAGCTCACGAGCGGCGAAACAAAGTCATTCGCCAACCTGATCGTGGCCACCGGCACAAACTGGCACCCCAACCGACCGTCCTACCCCGGCACGTTTTCCGGCGAAGCGATCCACGCAGTGGACTATGCCAGCCCCGACAGGTTCCGAAGCAAACGCGTAATGGTCGTTGGCGCCGGAAACTCAGGCTGCGACATCGCCTGTGACGCGGCCATCCATGCGGACAAGGCTTTCATCAGCGTGCGGCGCGGCTACCACTTCATCCCCAAGCACATCTTCGGCATGCCGGCGGATATCTTTGCCCATGGCGGACCCAAGTTACCCATGCCCATCCAGCAATGGGTGATGGGAAAAATGCTCCGCCTACTGATTGGTGACGTCACGCGCTATGGCCTGCCACAACCTGACCACAAGGTGTTTGAAAGCCACCCGATCGTGAATTCAGAGCTGCTGCACCATCTGGGCCACGGTAACATCCACGCCAAGCCGGACATTGAGCGTTTCGATGGCTCAGACGTCATCTTCAAGGACGGCAGCCGCGAAGAGCTGGACGTGATCGTCTATGCGACCGGGTACAATTATTCGATGCCCTATCTCGCAGAAGGCGCTGTTCCCTTTCGGGCCGGACGGCCCGACCTCTATCTCACGGTCTTCGGCCGTGATCTGCCGGGCTTCTACGCCATGGGGTTTGAGGAGACCAATTCCGGCGGCTACTTCCTTTATGACGAGATGGCAAATTGCATCGCCAATGCCATTCAGGACCGTGACCGGGCACCGGCCCGCGCCGAACAGTTCCGCCAGGAAACAACTACTGACCCCGATCTGTCCGGCGGTATCCGCTTCATCGACAGCCCGCGCCACGCCAATTATGTGGACAGCCCGACCTTTCAGGCTGCCCTCAAAAAGCTCGCCAGGCGCTACAACTGGGCGCCCGTGGATGAAGCAGCATTTACCGCTATGCGCACATCTGCTGCCTCTGCGCAGACAACCCGCGCAGCCTGA
- a CDS encoding DUF3108 domain-containing protein gives MRALAIAAVLTGGLMPITAQAAVTIDYVMYVGGAKIGTMSLAADVDPQRYQLETQIKTEEVAGATEDATLTLFAAGAQEDKSVKPQIFTSDYVNAGGQSSQLQITFNETGPASVLALPPPQKKPGTLSDFHKKGALDPVSALLALAASGGATPCGTTVPVFDGWRRFDITVAYGGETTIEANEGYSGPAHKCEGRLTPVAGYSAKAMTELKEDPQKVEVWLAPMESAGFLVPVRIIAPTPYGGAVIRSTAIRED, from the coding sequence ATGCGAGCATTAGCGATAGCAGCCGTGCTGACAGGCGGGCTGATGCCAATCACGGCGCAGGCCGCTGTCACCATCGACTATGTGATGTATGTCGGTGGGGCCAAGATCGGCACCATGTCCCTGGCCGCAGACGTGGACCCACAGCGCTATCAGCTTGAAACACAGATCAAGACCGAAGAAGTGGCCGGAGCCACGGAAGACGCCACATTGACACTCTTTGCGGCAGGCGCTCAGGAAGACAAATCGGTCAAACCTCAGATTTTCACGTCTGACTATGTGAACGCGGGCGGCCAGTCGAGCCAGCTTCAGATCACCTTCAACGAAACAGGCCCCGCCAGCGTCCTGGCCCTGCCTCCCCCCCAGAAGAAGCCCGGCACGCTGTCGGATTTCCACAAAAAAGGCGCCCTGGACCCGGTAAGTGCCCTGCTGGCTCTGGCAGCATCTGGTGGCGCGACGCCATGTGGCACCACTGTGCCCGTATTCGACGGCTGGCGCCGGTTTGACATCACCGTGGCCTATGGCGGCGAGACCACCATTGAGGCAAATGAAGGCTATTCCGGCCCCGCGCACAAATGTGAAGGGCGGTTGACCCCGGTTGCAGGCTATAGTGCCAAGGCAATGACCGAGTTGAAGGAAGACCCACAGAAGGTCGAAGTCTGGCTCGCACCCATGGAATCCGCGGGGTTTCTGGTGCCTGTCCGCATTATTGCCCCCACTCCTTATGGTGGTGCGGTGATCCGAAGCACGGCCATTCGCGAAGACTAG
- a CDS encoding DUF3108 domain-containing protein has protein sequence MAWTFATRDFETSNGAPAEANRDVGSTATCTRIVATAAITSLLAIAPLAAATQPDAEPEVQSELPATPEMSSTIEPITLVYEFYAAGFHLATVETNATLTNEAYEISTKGQSSGIADSLLRARFESSAVGALSSEGPTPKSFRNFSDTRFGVRELEMTRATDGTFDVTAEPELEPHQAAALRSGLADGTVDPLTASLYTALRPANTTCTEKVRVFDGRRVFALAYTRKGTEVLSPVDESFFTGDTIKCNLRYLPLAGQTREWKLEQAKNPTPPIELWIAEFNQPNRDADVMIPVRMKLQSEWGTALVHLTSVTIGGEVLNQASLQQLK, from the coding sequence ATGGCGTGGACTTTTGCAACGCGGGATTTTGAAACATCAAATGGGGCACCAGCTGAGGCCAACAGAGATGTGGGCAGCACAGCAACATGCACCCGCATTGTCGCAACGGCGGCAATCACAAGCCTGCTGGCAATAGCGCCCCTAGCCGCTGCCACTCAGCCGGACGCAGAACCCGAGGTTCAATCCGAACTACCGGCCACACCGGAAATGAGCAGCACCATCGAACCCATTACGCTGGTTTATGAGTTTTATGCAGCCGGCTTTCATCTCGCGACCGTGGAAACCAACGCGACACTGACCAATGAAGCCTATGAGATTTCAACCAAAGGTCAGTCATCGGGCATTGCTGACAGTCTGCTCAGAGCGCGGTTTGAAAGTAGCGCCGTTGGCGCCCTTTCAAGCGAAGGGCCGACACCCAAGAGCTTCCGCAATTTCTCTGATACGCGGTTTGGTGTCCGAGAACTTGAAATGACACGCGCCACAGACGGCACATTTGATGTAACGGCTGAACCGGAACTCGAACCCCACCAGGCCGCAGCGCTGCGTTCAGGTCTCGCAGACGGCACTGTAGATCCTCTCACGGCCAGTCTTTACACCGCATTACGTCCGGCAAATACGACGTGTACTGAAAAAGTACGCGTGTTTGACGGCCGACGTGTTTTCGCGCTGGCCTATACGCGTAAAGGCACCGAGGTCCTCAGTCCCGTGGATGAGTCCTTCTTCACCGGCGACACCATCAAGTGCAATCTGCGCTACCTGCCGCTCGCAGGCCAAACGCGTGAATGGAAACTGGAACAAGCGAAGAACCCGACGCCCCCCATCGAGCTGTGGATAGCTGAGTTCAATCAGCCCAACAGGGACGCCGATGTAATGATACCGGTCCGTATGAAACTGCAGAGTGAATGGGGCACTGCCCTTGTCCACCTCACCTCGGTCACCATTGGCGGCGAAGTGCTAAACCAGGCCAGCCTGCAGCAGTTGAAGTAG
- a CDS encoding acyl-CoA dehydrogenase family protein — protein MDFNIPREITDYLAVLDDFIEKEIKPLQEQDDNNRFFDHRREHARTDWDNQGLPRHEWEELLGEMRKRADAAGHLRYALPKEYGGQDGTNLGMAVIREHLAAKGLGLHNDLQNESSIVGNFPTVLMFRDFGTEEQKAKYLEGSLKGEVRVAFGLTEPDHGSDATWMETVAKPETRDGVDGYLINGMKMWNTGVHVATHDFVFARTSGDDGSAIGITCFIVPMDAPGVNIEEYLWTFNMPTDHPRIAFKDVWVPAEDNLGGIDHGLQLAQHFVHENRIRQAASSVGAAQFCVNESVQYAKDRKPFGKPLATNQAIQFPLVELHTDCEMIRTLVHKTAWQMDQMSKQDVARQLSDKVSMCNYRANRLVCQAADTAMQVHGGIGYSRHKPFEHIYRHHRRYRITEGAEEIQIRKVGGHMFGYIGKSGGKRPEAATK, from the coding sequence ATGGATTTCAATATCCCACGAGAGATCACGGACTATCTCGCGGTGCTTGATGATTTCATCGAGAAGGAAATCAAGCCGCTGCAGGAGCAGGACGACAACAACCGCTTCTTCGACCATCGCCGCGAACATGCGCGCACGGACTGGGATAATCAGGGCCTGCCGCGCCATGAGTGGGAAGAGTTGCTGGGCGAAATGCGCAAACGTGCGGACGCTGCCGGTCATTTGCGCTACGCGCTGCCGAAGGAATATGGCGGCCAGGACGGTACCAATCTGGGCATGGCGGTTATTCGCGAACATCTCGCCGCCAAGGGCCTTGGTCTGCACAATGACCTGCAGAACGAAAGCTCGATCGTCGGCAATTTTCCAACGGTCCTTATGTTCCGTGATTTCGGGACTGAAGAGCAGAAGGCGAAGTACCTTGAAGGCTCACTCAAGGGTGAGGTCCGCGTTGCTTTTGGTCTGACCGAACCTGACCACGGGTCGGACGCCACGTGGATGGAAACCGTGGCTAAACCGGAAACCCGCGATGGGGTGGATGGCTATCTCATCAACGGTATGAAGATGTGGAACACGGGTGTGCATGTTGCGACCCATGATTTCGTGTTTGCGCGCACGTCCGGGGATGACGGGTCGGCCATTGGCATTACCTGCTTCATCGTGCCCATGGATGCGCCGGGCGTGAACATTGAAGAATATCTGTGGACCTTCAACATGCCGACGGACCATCCGCGGATCGCGTTCAAGGATGTCTGGGTTCCAGCTGAGGATAATCTCGGCGGCATTGATCATGGTCTGCAGCTGGCACAGCACTTTGTGCACGAAAACCGCATTCGCCAGGCCGCATCCAGCGTTGGTGCGGCGCAGTTCTGCGTCAATGAAAGCGTGCAGTACGCCAAGGACAGAAAGCCCTTTGGCAAACCGCTTGCAACCAATCAGGCGATCCAGTTTCCGCTTGTCGAGTTGCACACGGATTGCGAGATGATCCGCACACTGGTGCACAAGACTGCATGGCAAATGGATCAGATGTCGAAGCAGGATGTCGCACGGCAGCTGTCAGACAAGGTGTCCATGTGTAACTACCGGGCCAACCGTCTGGTCTGTCAGGCGGCAGATACGGCGATGCAGGTTCATGGCGGCATTGGCTATTCGCGGCACAAACCGTTTGAGCATATCTACCGGCATCACCGTCGTTACCGGATTACCGAAGGCGCTGAAGAAATTCAGATCCGTAAGGTCGGCGGACATATGTTCGGCTATATCGGGAAGTCAGGCGGCAAGCGACCGGAAGCTGCTACCAAATAA
- a CDS encoding esterase-like activity of phytase family protein, which yields MPMSLCRTAPFLVLMAAFLPACAQAEDRASDAKAGADTSPVSYGQVALNPSDADDTLLAPSGNSTLSYRGGLVVRSDDKRFGGMSGLIVSADGSGLMAVTDTGYWLTASLTHKDNTLSGIGSLTLAPMLNPDGQSIAGNKRQGDAEAMTLLADGRIAVSFERNHRVWAYDVTTDGFEATAQPMNIGPDLKDAVNNKGLEALASLPDGSLLAITEGTMVAEDQIKGWRTGSETTADITLRRIAPFDLTDIALLPSGDLLTLERRFSTLGGVGAQIRRIKADALDEAAPLDGDIIYRSTAGQTVDNMEGISIRTSPDGRTFVYVVSDDNFNPLQRTLLLMFELHPDGKPN from the coding sequence ATGCCCATGAGCCTCTGTCGTACAGCCCCCTTTCTGGTGCTGATGGCAGCGTTTCTGCCTGCCTGCGCGCAGGCAGAAGATCGTGCGTCAGATGCAAAAGCCGGTGCGGATACCTCGCCGGTCTCATATGGGCAGGTCGCCCTAAACCCTTCGGACGCAGACGACACCCTGCTTGCCCCCTCCGGCAACAGCACATTGTCCTATCGCGGCGGACTGGTGGTGCGATCGGACGACAAGAGGTTCGGAGGCATGTCCGGTCTGATTGTCAGTGCCGATGGCAGTGGCCTGATGGCGGTCACTGACACGGGCTACTGGTTGACGGCGTCACTGACCCACAAAGACAACACCCTCTCAGGCATTGGCAGTCTGACACTGGCGCCCATGCTGAACCCTGACGGCCAGTCGATCGCAGGCAACAAACGCCAGGGCGATGCAGAAGCCATGACACTTCTGGCGGACGGGCGCATTGCGGTCTCCTTCGAGCGCAACCACCGCGTATGGGCCTACGATGTGACAACCGACGGTTTTGAGGCGACAGCCCAACCGATGAACATCGGCCCCGACCTGAAGGACGCTGTGAACAACAAAGGCCTTGAAGCACTGGCCAGCCTGCCGGATGGGTCCCTGCTTGCGATCACTGAAGGAACAATGGTTGCCGAAGACCAGATCAAAGGCTGGAGGACCGGCAGTGAGACAACAGCAGACATCACCCTCAGGCGCATTGCCCCCTTTGACCTGACCGACATCGCGCTCTTGCCCTCTGGCGACCTCCTGACGCTGGAGAGACGCTTCAGCACCCTTGGCGGTGTTGGGGCACAGATCCGCCGTATCAAAGCTGACGCGCTTGATGAGGCCGCTCCGCTGGACGGAGACATCATCTATCGCTCAACGGCAGGTCAGACTGTAGACAATATGGAGGGCATCTCCATCCGCACTTCGCCGGATGGCAGAACATTTGTGTATGTGGTGTCAGACGACAACTTCAATCCGCTGCAGCGAACCTTGCTGCTAATGTTTGAGCTGCACCCAGACGGGAAGCCGAATTAG